In Miscanthus floridulus cultivar M001 chromosome 5, ASM1932011v1, whole genome shotgun sequence, one genomic interval encodes:
- the LOC136450310 gene encoding uncharacterized protein, translating to MGGVTSTIAARFAFFPPTPPSYTVVVADAATGRLAIPEISRAPSRRRRRDGAGAGAGGSSSASSVAAAAEEEDGAEVVRLRTRRGNEIVGAYVRHARASATMLYSHGNAADLGQMYGLFVELSRRLRVNLFGYDYSGYGRSTGKPTECNTYADIEAAYNCLKEKYGVADEDIILYGQSVGSGPTIDLASRLPDLRAVVLHSPILSGLRVLYPVKRTFWFDIYKNIDKIGLVNCPVLVIHGTSDDVVDCSHGKQLWEQCKVKYSPLWLSGGGHCNLELYPDYIKHLKKFVLSVSKKTSKPEPKEIAAKDGTTSKETKEAYSEKPQEATKCSQISRKSLDSRVGKSKTVDVPDKPRMSSDDIDKFRRRRCLVW from the exons ATGGGCGGCGTCACGTCCACCATCGCCGCGCGCTTCGCCTTCTTCCCGCCCACGCCGCCGTCCTACACCGTCGTGGTCGCCGACGCCGCCACCGGCCGCCTCGCCATCCCGGAGATCTCCCGGGCCCCCTCGCGCCGCCGGAGGCgggacggcgccggcgccggcgccgggggctcctcctcggcctcctccgTCGCGGCGgccgccgaggaggaggacggcgcgGAGGTGGTGCGCCTCCGGACCCGCCGCGGGAACGAGATCGTGGGGGCGTACGTGCGCCACGCGCGGGCCTCCGCCACGATGCTCTACTCCCACGGCAACGCCGCCGACCTCGGCCAGATGTACGGGCTCTTCGTCGAGCTCAGCCGCCGCCTCCGAGTCAACCTCTTCGG GTATGATTATTCTGGTTACGGGAGATCTACAGGGAAG CCCACTGAGTGTAATACATATGCAGACATTGAAGCAGCATATAACTGCCTCAAGGAAAAATATGGTGTCGCAGATGAGGATATAATTTTATATGGTCAGTCTGTTGGAAGTGGTCCAACCATTGATCTTGCTTCGCGATTGCCAGACTTGCGAGCCGTGGTTTTGCATAGTCCTATTTTATCTGGGTTAAGAGTACTATATCCAGTCAAACGGACGTTTTGGTTCGACATTTACAAG AACATCGACAAAATTGGCTTGGTAAATTGTCCGGTGCTTGTCATTCAT GGTACATCAGATGATGTTGTTGACTGCTCCCACGGAAAACAGCTATGGGAGCAATGCAAAGTAAAATATTCTCCACTGTGGCTAAGTGGTGGTGGCCACTGCAATCTCGAGCTATATCCAGATTACATTAAGCATTTGAAGAAGTTTGTGTTAAGCGTTAGCAAAAAAACATCAAAACCTGAACCAAAAGAGATAGCGGCAAAGGATGGCACTACCAGTAAAGAAACAAAGGAAGCATACTCGGAGAAACCTCAAGAGGCTACAAAGTGCTCACAGATCTCACGTAAGAGCCTAGATAGCCGAGTCGGGAAATCCAAAACAGTGGATGTTCCTGATAAACCACGGATGAGCTCAGATGACATTGACAAGTTCCGGAGGAGAAGATGCTTGGTTTGGTGA